In a genomic window of Streptomyces sp. NBC_01142:
- a CDS encoding gamma-glutamyltransferase family protein, with amino-acid sequence MSVLEKGGNAFDAAAAAGFVLQVVEPHFNGLGGDVPIISYSAVTQSVQVVCGQGPMPQAATIDHFRSLGLRHIPGSGLLPAVVPGAFGAWMRMLSEHGTLPLADILDHAIGYAENGFPLLAGAADAIEVLAPLFETEWAESGRVYLPNGRPPKAGSLFRMPALAATYKRLLHEATAASGGREAQIAAAERAFYQGFVAEAIDSFVSSTPVLDATGRHHKGLLTGQDLADWRATVESPSSLQYRDLTVHKPGPWSQSPVFLQQLALLDGFDLRSMGLGSAEYIHTVTECAKLAFADREAWYGDPDHSDVPLDILLSREYTAARRALVEDKAAEVLRPGSPGGRTPFVPEHSDVDWPVADGSWMSQLANGLPTVVKATAARNDTCTIVVADRFGNLVAAVPSGGWLKSSPVVPGLGLSLGTRGQTMTLQEGHPNSVGPGRRPRTTLSPSLVLKDGKPAMAFGTPGGDRQDQWTLEFFLAAVDFGLGLQAATETLAFHTDHFSASFTPHESRPKVLAVERNCDPEVIEDLRARGHDVELAAEYSLGKVCAVAVDEEAGLLRAAASPRGRQTYAACR; translated from the coding sequence ATGTCAGTTCTCGAAAAGGGCGGAAACGCCTTCGACGCCGCCGCGGCCGCGGGTTTCGTCCTGCAGGTGGTGGAGCCGCACTTCAACGGCCTCGGCGGCGACGTGCCGATCATCTCGTACTCGGCGGTCACCCAATCCGTGCAGGTCGTGTGCGGGCAGGGGCCGATGCCGCAGGCCGCCACCATCGATCACTTCCGGTCGCTGGGGCTGCGCCACATACCGGGCTCGGGTCTGCTGCCCGCCGTGGTGCCGGGAGCCTTCGGCGCCTGGATGCGGATGCTGTCCGAGCACGGCACTCTGCCGCTCGCCGACATTCTCGACCACGCCATCGGTTACGCCGAGAACGGCTTCCCCCTGCTGGCCGGTGCCGCCGACGCCATTGAGGTGCTGGCGCCGCTCTTCGAGACGGAGTGGGCCGAGTCCGGGCGGGTCTACCTGCCGAACGGGCGTCCTCCCAAGGCCGGTTCCCTCTTCCGTATGCCCGCGCTCGCCGCCACCTACAAGCGGCTCCTCCACGAGGCCACTGCCGCCTCCGGTGGCCGGGAAGCCCAGATCGCTGCCGCCGAGAGGGCCTTCTACCAGGGGTTCGTGGCGGAGGCCATCGACAGCTTCGTCTCCTCGACCCCTGTCCTGGACGCCACGGGCCGGCATCACAAGGGCCTGTTGACCGGGCAGGACCTGGCGGACTGGCGGGCCACGGTCGAGAGCCCGAGCAGTCTCCAGTACCGCGATCTCACGGTCCACAAGCCCGGCCCCTGGTCACAGAGCCCGGTCTTCCTCCAGCAGTTGGCGCTCCTGGACGGTTTCGACCTGAGGAGCATGGGGCTGGGAAGCGCGGAGTACATCCACACCGTCACCGAGTGTGCCAAGCTCGCCTTCGCCGACCGCGAGGCCTGGTACGGCGACCCGGACCACAGCGACGTCCCCCTCGACATCCTGCTGAGCCGCGAGTACACCGCAGCCCGCCGCGCCCTGGTGGAGGACAAGGCTGCCGAGGTGCTGCGGCCGGGCTCGCCGGGGGGCCGGACGCCCTTCGTGCCCGAGCATTCGGACGTGGACTGGCCGGTCGCAGACGGAAGCTGGATGTCCCAGCTCGCCAACGGTCTTCCCACCGTCGTCAAGGCCACCGCCGCCCGCAACGACACCTGCACGATCGTGGTGGCCGACCGCTTCGGCAACCTCGTCGCCGCCGTGCCCAGCGGAGGCTGGCTCAAGAGCTCCCCGGTCGTTCCGGGCCTCGGTCTCTCCCTCGGCACGCGCGGCCAGACGATGACCCTCCAGGAAGGCCACCCCAACTCCGTCGGCCCCGGCCGTCGTCCGCGCACCACCCTGAGCCCGAGCCTGGTGCTCAAGGACGGAAAGCCGGCCATGGCGTTCGGTACGCCCGGCGGCGACCGCCAGGACCAGTGGACCCTGGAGTTCTTCCTCGCCGCCGTGGACTTCGGCCTCGGACTGCAGGCCGCGACGGAGACGCTCGCCTTCCACACCGACCATTTCTCCGCCTCGTTCACCCCGCACGAATCGCGGCCGAAGGTGCTTGCCGTCGAGCGCAACTGCGATCCGGAGGTCATCGAGGATCTGCGCGCGCGAGGACACGACGTGGAACTGGCGGCCGAGTACTCGCTCGGCAAGGTCTGCGCCGTCGCGGTGGACGAGGAGGCCGGCCTGCTGCGCGCGGCCGCCAGTCCGCGCGGCCGTCAGACGTACGCCGCGTGCCGCTGA
- a CDS encoding MFS transporter: MEVPVVLALSRVMRSSPYWPVMSHTTLRRVLPGFAVSSLGDGMAVVAVSWLAIELAPAADRGIWVALAAAAYTLSGAAGALLLGRYLRHRRPAQLAGWDAALRAGALGAIPVFHAFGVLSIQGYVALLALSSVLHSWGQAGIYTLIARVLPERDHLAGNAVLSGVGSIATVVGPPLATLLIVFGGPATVLAVDAMTFLVLAVTFLFAVPKDSVPEPEEDKASRTAGFAVIRRTPALSGLLALSFAFFFLFGPVYVALPLHVSDDLDASAGVLAAFYTAFGIGAVLGSVLTGFLSRWRLWPTTVGIVIGFGVLMLPMGLGAPTAVSVVCFGAAGLLWPPYSSLSTTLFQRSAPSAMLPQALAASSAVRVLSVPLGTALGGPLVAALGAVGALRLSGGAIAVLGLAAAGALALRAAGARR; this comes from the coding sequence ATGGAGGTACCTGTGGTCCTGGCCCTGAGCCGTGTGATGCGTTCTTCGCCGTACTGGCCGGTGATGAGTCACACGACGCTGCGCCGGGTCCTTCCCGGATTCGCGGTCTCCTCGCTGGGTGACGGTATGGCCGTGGTGGCGGTGAGCTGGCTGGCGATCGAGCTGGCGCCTGCGGCGGACCGCGGCATCTGGGTGGCGCTGGCCGCGGCTGCCTACACCCTTTCCGGGGCGGCGGGCGCACTGTTGCTCGGCCGCTACCTGCGCCACCGCAGGCCCGCCCAACTGGCCGGCTGGGACGCGGCGTTGCGGGCGGGTGCGCTGGGCGCCATCCCGGTGTTCCACGCCTTCGGCGTGCTCAGCATCCAGGGCTACGTCGCGCTCCTCGCGCTCTCCTCCGTACTGCACTCCTGGGGCCAGGCGGGCATATACACGTTGATCGCCAGAGTGCTGCCGGAGCGCGATCACCTGGCGGGGAACGCCGTGCTCTCCGGCGTGGGATCGATCGCCACGGTGGTGGGTCCGCCGCTGGCCACACTCCTCATCGTCTTCGGGGGCCCGGCGACGGTGCTGGCCGTGGACGCGATGACCTTCCTGGTGCTCGCGGTCACCTTCCTCTTCGCCGTCCCCAAGGACAGCGTTCCCGAGCCGGAGGAGGACAAGGCCTCGCGGACGGCGGGCTTCGCCGTGATCCGGCGTACCCCCGCGCTGTCCGGGCTGCTCGCTCTGAGTTTCGCCTTCTTCTTCCTCTTCGGCCCCGTGTATGTGGCACTGCCGCTCCATGTGTCGGACGACCTGGACGCCTCGGCCGGTGTGCTGGCGGCGTTCTACACGGCCTTCGGTATCGGTGCCGTGCTCGGGTCGGTGCTCACCGGCTTCCTGAGCCGGTGGCGGTTGTGGCCCACGACCGTCGGCATCGTCATCGGCTTCGGCGTCCTCATGCTGCCGATGGGCCTGGGTGCGCCGACGGCCGTGTCGGTCGTCTGTTTCGGGGCCGCCGGCCTGCTCTGGCCGCCCTACTCGTCCCTGTCGACCACGCTCTTCCAGCGCTCCGCGCCCAGCGCGATGCTGCCGCAGGCACTGGCGGCGAGTTCCGCGGTCCGGGTGCTGTCGGTACCCCTGGGCACCGCGCTCGGGGGGCCGTTGGTGGCCGCCCTCGGTGCGGTCGGGGCGCTGCGGCTGTCGGGCGGGGCCATCGCGGTGCTCGGGCTGGCCGCCGCGGGAGCGCTGGCACTGCGGGCGGCCGGGGCGCGCCGGTAG
- a CDS encoding nuclear transport factor 2 family protein — protein sequence MTTSEAVPDPKVEVINHFFSAYAANDVKGMSAVLAPDIEWNIPGHHPLSGTKHGLAEVVSFFDQLGKAGFRAEPVFLGSNDTYVVDIHRGWTTQGVGHVDTMWALVWHFDAAGQVDHVVNLSGDQHRMDNYIWANFPLASLPARLAR from the coding sequence GTGACCACGAGTGAAGCCGTGCCCGACCCCAAGGTCGAGGTCATCAACCACTTCTTCTCTGCCTACGCCGCCAACGACGTCAAAGGGATGAGCGCGGTCCTGGCTCCGGACATCGAATGGAACATCCCGGGCCACCACCCGCTGTCGGGCACCAAGCACGGACTCGCCGAGGTGGTCAGCTTCTTCGACCAGCTCGGCAAGGCGGGCTTCCGGGCCGAACCTGTGTTTCTCGGCAGCAACGACACCTATGTCGTCGACATCCACCGCGGCTGGACGACCCAGGGCGTGGGCCACGTCGACACGATGTGGGCGCTGGTGTGGCACTTTGATGCCGCCGGCCAGGTCGATCACGTCGTCAACCTGAGCGGCGATCAGCACCGGATGGACAACTACATCTGGGCCAACTTCCCGCTGGCATCCCTTCCGGCCCGCCTCGCCCGATGA
- a CDS encoding L-tyrosine 3-hydroxylase has protein sequence MNLSDNRALSTDVPTAGRWVFGGHLYGLEPLALPTEFLNRNADDDPRHETEDDPPESGDSLLHYEQAMGADLVPHDESEVERLFWFRWITGHQTTFAVWQLLSAILEEGKRPGADSDELARLARCMVRTYSLMLLYASSPPQEMYERVIRDPMARQHPNLSGAWARDYTGVRPLIRGKSSLGSEAAAADLAFECDLNERIHKGIAARVVPSGVSLLLTPGVRQKTRELRRETLLWLYDGIFLTTRMPVSYATVVRQLIRRIHAIHLDVSANGLYPACARNTAPEPAELSTDDVLELKASFTSTLRELAALVSAPAFTSGCESR, from the coding sequence ATGAATCTGTCTGACAACAGAGCTCTCTCGACCGATGTGCCGACGGCAGGGCGTTGGGTGTTCGGCGGGCACCTGTACGGCCTCGAACCATTGGCGCTCCCCACCGAATTCCTCAACCGGAATGCCGATGACGACCCCCGACATGAAACGGAGGACGATCCACCGGAATCGGGCGACTCGTTGCTGCACTACGAGCAGGCGATGGGCGCCGACCTGGTGCCGCACGACGAGAGCGAGGTGGAGCGGCTCTTCTGGTTCCGTTGGATCACCGGCCATCAGACGACCTTCGCGGTCTGGCAGCTGCTGAGCGCGATCCTGGAGGAGGGGAAGCGACCCGGTGCCGACAGCGACGAACTCGCCCGCCTGGCACGCTGCATGGTCCGTACGTACTCCTTGATGCTGTTGTACGCGAGCTCACCTCCGCAGGAGATGTACGAGCGTGTCATCAGGGATCCGATGGCCCGCCAGCATCCGAATCTCAGCGGTGCCTGGGCCCGGGACTACACCGGTGTCCGTCCACTCATTCGTGGAAAGAGTTCTCTCGGAAGTGAGGCCGCGGCCGCCGACCTGGCCTTCGAGTGCGATCTCAACGAGCGTATACACAAGGGAATCGCCGCGCGCGTCGTGCCGTCGGGCGTATCCCTGCTGCTGACGCCCGGCGTACGCCAGAAAACCAGGGAACTCCGGAGGGAGACTCTTCTCTGGCTGTACGACGGGATCTTCCTGACGACCAGGATGCCGGTGTCGTACGCGACGGTGGTGCGTCAGCTCATCCGCCGGATCCACGCGATCCATCTCGACGTCTCGGCAAACGGTCTGTATCCCGCATGCGCGCGGAACACCGCACCCGAGCCCGCCGAGTTGTCGACCGACGACGTGCTTGAGCTCAAGGCGTCGTTCACCTCCACGCTGCGTGAGCTGGCTGCCCTCGTCAGCGCCCCCGCATTCACATCTGGATGCGAATCCCGGTAA
- a CDS encoding class I SAM-dependent methyltransferase, producing MGTAEQQLSDEAQYCADTFNGAIASAAVSAAWEIGLLDELERAGRVGIDEFSAASRAHPDVVRAILVALSSRRIVTLGPARTAATTDVGFESAYRTKGFFYWLTRGCGELLTTLPAKVLEADRQGDFVRRDSRAISVACRNIARTFFDPPFRELLQGVDCATVADLGCGSSDRLIMLADQMPQIRGIGIDVAAGAITVSKEAIAEAGMEDRISLVQDDVLNLAPRDEYAAVDLVTCFLMGHDFWPRENAVTMLRRLRESFPNAKNLIIGDTCRSTGVDGPGHPMFTLGFETVHTVMDQYIPTLDEWSSVLEESGWRIADRRMIDLPAFSFIYRLTPA from the coding sequence ATGGGTACTGCCGAACAACAGCTTTCCGACGAGGCGCAGTACTGCGCCGACACGTTCAACGGAGCCATCGCATCGGCCGCGGTCAGCGCGGCCTGGGAGATCGGCCTCCTCGACGAGCTGGAGCGGGCCGGCCGGGTCGGCATAGACGAGTTCTCGGCGGCCTCGAGAGCTCATCCGGACGTGGTGCGCGCCATTCTGGTCGCGCTCTCCTCCCGGCGGATCGTGACGCTCGGCCCCGCGAGGACTGCGGCGACCACGGATGTCGGCTTCGAGAGTGCCTACCGCACCAAGGGCTTCTTCTACTGGCTGACACGCGGCTGCGGTGAGCTGCTGACGACCCTGCCGGCCAAGGTGCTCGAGGCGGACAGGCAGGGCGACTTCGTACGGCGCGACTCCCGCGCCATCAGCGTCGCGTGCCGCAACATCGCGCGGACCTTCTTCGACCCGCCGTTTCGCGAGCTGCTCCAGGGCGTGGACTGCGCCACCGTGGCGGACCTGGGCTGCGGCAGCTCGGACCGTCTCATCATGCTGGCCGACCAGATGCCTCAGATCCGGGGCATCGGTATCGACGTCGCCGCCGGCGCGATCACCGTGTCCAAGGAGGCGATCGCCGAGGCGGGCATGGAGGACCGGATCTCCCTGGTGCAGGACGACGTCCTGAACCTGGCACCGCGCGACGAGTACGCGGCCGTGGACCTGGTGACGTGCTTCCTCATGGGACACGACTTCTGGCCGCGCGAGAACGCCGTCACGATGCTGCGCCGGCTGCGCGAGAGTTTCCCGAACGCCAAGAACCTCATCATCGGCGACACCTGCCGCTCCACGGGTGTCGACGGTCCCGGACACCCCATGTTCACCCTGGGATTCGAGACCGTGCACACGGTGATGGACCAGTACATCCCCACCCTCGACGAGTGGTCGTCCGTACTGGAGGAGAGCGGCTGGCGCATCGCCGACCGCCGAATGATCGACCTTCCGGCCTTCAGCTTCATCTACCGGCTCACCCCCGCGTAG
- a CDS encoding short chain dehydrogenase has protein sequence MKIIVVGATGIIGRAVADALETEHEVIRASRNGSTRVDLETPTSIDALFDTVGKVDAVICCAASGQLTPLNSPSGDEFTLGLKGKLLGQVELLRRALDHVRDGGSITLTSGIFQQPTPGGSFGALVNAGLEAFVRAAAIEMPRGLRVNVVSPGWVKETLEKLGRSDGGGTPASDVAHAYIEVVTGTM, from the coding sequence ATGAAGATTATTGTCGTCGGAGCGACCGGCATCATCGGCCGTGCGGTCGCAGACGCGCTGGAGACCGAGCATGAGGTGATACGGGCCTCACGCAACGGCAGTACACGGGTCGATCTGGAGACACCGACCTCCATCGACGCCCTCTTCGACACCGTCGGCAAGGTGGACGCGGTCATCTGCTGCGCGGCCAGCGGTCAGCTGACTCCACTCAACTCCCCTTCCGGCGACGAGTTCACTCTCGGCCTGAAAGGCAAGCTGCTGGGGCAGGTAGAGCTGCTACGCCGGGCGCTGGACCACGTGCGGGACGGCGGGTCCATCACACTCACCAGCGGCATCTTTCAGCAGCCCACGCCAGGCGGCTCGTTCGGCGCTCTTGTGAATGCCGGACTGGAGGCATTCGTCCGGGCGGCGGCCATCGAGATGCCTCGTGGGCTGAGAGTGAACGTCGTCAGCCCAGGGTGGGTGAAGGAGACGCTCGAAAAGCTTGGTAGGAGCGACGGGGGAGGCACGCCGGCAAGCGACGTCGCCCACGCCTACATCGAGGTCGTCACAGGAACGATGTAG
- a CDS encoding MbtH family protein encodes MSNPFEDEEGSYLVLTNDENQHSLWPDFADVPEGWSVVHKGIRQDCLDYIESNWTDMRPKSLVVAMGAVDDAKGGM; translated from the coding sequence ATGAGCAACCCGTTCGAGGACGAGGAAGGCAGTTATCTCGTGCTCACCAACGACGAGAACCAGCATTCCCTTTGGCCTGACTTCGCCGACGTCCCGGAGGGGTGGAGCGTCGTCCACAAGGGCATTCGCCAGGATTGCCTCGACTACATTGAATCCAACTGGACCGATATGAGGCCGAAGAGCCTTGTGGTCGCCATGGGCGCGGTCGACGACGCAAAGGGCGGTATGTGA
- a CDS encoding branched-chain amino acid aminotransferase, whose protein sequence is MENTNPTIFETRPVRYRVPADVRTERMADPLFGTVFTEHMAGVRYVEGKGWHDARIQPFGPIPMSPATAALHYGQEIFEGLKAYRTPDGSAQLFRPEANARRFQNSAARLSMPELPEDIFLTALRELVAVDREWLPSAPGTSLYLRPFQIATEEYLGVRPAVEYLFGVIACPVGASFPGGEAPLTIWVSDTYTRAATGGTGAAKCAGNYAASMAAHRQARDAGCEQVVFLDAVERRYVEELGGMNLFFVFDDGTLLTPPLGGTILPGITRDSVMTLAGDAGHRVVERPYSLAEWRADAADGRLREVFACGTAAVITPVGTVRSAEGEFTISGGTAGPVTEKLRSTLTDIQYGRTADPYGWTRRLD, encoded by the coding sequence ATGGAGAATACGAATCCGACCATTTTCGAGACACGTCCTGTGAGATACCGGGTGCCCGCGGACGTGCGGACGGAGCGCATGGCGGATCCGCTGTTCGGGACGGTGTTCACCGAGCACATGGCAGGCGTCCGTTACGTCGAGGGGAAGGGCTGGCACGACGCCCGCATCCAGCCCTTCGGCCCGATCCCGATGTCACCGGCGACCGCTGCACTGCATTACGGCCAGGAGATATTCGAGGGGCTCAAGGCCTATCGCACGCCGGACGGTTCTGCACAGCTGTTCCGGCCCGAGGCGAACGCACGGCGTTTCCAAAATTCCGCCGCGCGGCTCTCCATGCCGGAACTTCCCGAGGACATCTTCCTCACCGCGCTGCGTGAACTGGTCGCGGTGGACAGGGAATGGCTGCCGAGCGCACCGGGCACGAGTCTGTATCTGCGGCCGTTCCAGATAGCCACGGAGGAGTACCTCGGTGTGCGTCCGGCCGTGGAGTATCTCTTCGGTGTGATCGCCTGCCCCGTCGGCGCTTCCTTCCCCGGTGGTGAGGCTCCCCTCACGATCTGGGTCTCGGACACGTACACCCGGGCGGCAACCGGAGGCACCGGCGCGGCCAAATGCGCGGGCAACTACGCTGCTTCGATGGCGGCCCACAGGCAGGCGCGCGACGCGGGCTGCGAGCAGGTGGTCTTCCTGGACGCCGTGGAACGGCGCTACGTGGAAGAGCTGGGCGGCATGAACCTGTTCTTCGTCTTCGACGACGGGACCCTGCTCACCCCGCCGCTCGGCGGGACGATTCTGCCCGGCATCACGCGCGATTCGGTCATGACGCTTGCCGGGGACGCCGGGCACCGCGTCGTCGAGCGGCCCTATTCGCTCGCCGAGTGGCGCGCCGACGCCGCGGACGGGCGACTGCGCGAGGTCTTCGCCTGCGGCACCGCCGCGGTCATCACCCCGGTTGGCACGGTCCGCTCGGCCGAAGGGGAGTTCACCATCAGCGGGGGTACGGCCGGGCCCGTCACCGAGAAGCTGCGGTCCACGCTCACGGATATCCAGTACGGACGCACGGCGGACCCGTACGGCTGGACCCGGCGGCTCGACTGA
- a CDS encoding LLM class flavin-dependent oxidoreductase, translated as MRTGVLILPEKRWAQSAHTWRTADELGYDSLWTYDHLSWRSLQDGPWFSTFPVLAAAAGVTSRATLGTLVTSPNFRHPVGAAKDAIALDDISGGRFVLGIGTGSVGAGDSNVLTQETFSRRERTERFEEFVQLTDKLLRNPVTTFTGTHFSAYEARMIPGCFQSPRLPMAIAATGPRGLALVARYGQAWVTTGPTDWARGFTPEECLEAVAAQVIALREACDRSGRDFDELDRMFVVTDPAGDFLSTPDDFLKMAERYAKAGISHLVLHAPREEGIYTADPEALHRIAADALPAVRDM; from the coding sequence ATGCGTACAGGTGTCCTGATTCTGCCGGAGAAGCGATGGGCGCAATCCGCTCATACGTGGCGCACCGCCGACGAGTTGGGATACGACTCCCTCTGGACCTATGACCATCTGTCCTGGCGCAGCCTCCAGGACGGCCCCTGGTTCTCCACGTTCCCGGTGCTCGCCGCGGCGGCCGGCGTGACGAGCAGGGCCACGCTCGGAACCCTGGTCACCTCACCCAACTTCCGCCATCCGGTCGGTGCGGCGAAGGACGCCATCGCTCTCGACGACATCTCGGGGGGCCGGTTCGTCCTCGGCATCGGAACCGGTTCGGTCGGCGCGGGTGACTCGAACGTCCTCACTCAGGAGACCTTCTCCAGGCGTGAACGCACCGAGCGCTTCGAGGAGTTCGTACAGCTCACGGACAAACTGCTGCGGAACCCGGTCACCACCTTCACGGGGACGCACTTCTCCGCGTACGAGGCCCGCATGATCCCCGGGTGCTTCCAGAGTCCCCGCCTCCCCATGGCCATCGCGGCCACTGGCCCCCGGGGTCTCGCACTGGTCGCACGGTACGGCCAGGCATGGGTGACCACCGGGCCCACCGACTGGGCCCGGGGATTCACACCGGAGGAGTGTCTGGAGGCGGTCGCCGCGCAGGTCATCGCCCTGCGCGAGGCATGTGACCGTTCGGGCCGCGACTTCGACGAGCTGGATCGCATGTTCGTCGTCACCGACCCGGCGGGCGACTTCCTCTCCACGCCGGACGATTTCCTGAAGATGGCCGAGCGCTACGCAAAGGCCGGCATCTCCCACCTCGTGCTCCACGCGCCCCGCGAGGAAGGCATCTACACCGCCGACCCCGAGGCTCTGCACCGCATCGCGGCGGATGCCCTCCCCGCCGTCCGCGACATGTGA
- a CDS encoding VOC family protein: MSDAPMTAVMEPPGTPAEPARLSLHHIAVQTGDLNASIAWYRDFFGADVMWTLDTFSELSMERLPGLSGLAELVAGGLRFHVFTRGPEHGVAPPADSNQYQHICIEVRTPEELRSWQAKWMSVYESGAHSFTRREVATEIVVDSDGVESFYAFDVNGLEFEFTYLPGEQA; encoded by the coding sequence ATGTCCGACGCACCGATGACCGCCGTCATGGAACCCCCCGGGACACCGGCGGAGCCGGCGAGGCTGAGCCTCCACCACATCGCCGTGCAGACCGGCGACCTGAACGCGAGCATCGCCTGGTACCGGGACTTCTTCGGAGCCGATGTGATGTGGACGCTCGACACCTTCTCCGAGCTCAGCATGGAACGGCTGCCGGGCCTGTCCGGTCTGGCCGAGCTCGTGGCCGGCGGACTGCGCTTCCACGTCTTCACCCGCGGTCCTGAGCACGGCGTGGCCCCGCCGGCCGACAGCAACCAGTACCAGCACATCTGCATCGAGGTGCGTACGCCCGAGGAGCTGCGTTCCTGGCAGGCCAAGTGGATGTCGGTGTACGAGTCCGGAGCTCATTCCTTCACCCGACGGGAAGTCGCCACGGAAATCGTCGTCGACAGCGACGGCGTCGAGAGTTTCTACGCCTTCGACGTCAACGGCCTCGAATTCGAGTTCACGTATCTCCCGGGCGAACAGGCCTGA
- a CDS encoding RidA family protein, which yields MSERKLIAAGTHFEKIFGYSRAVRVGPIVTVAGCTASAPEGPVGGSDIVAQTAECLQRIKGALEEAGASLQDVVRTRFYVTDISELEAIGRVHLEFFAGILPASTIVQVSALAHPSLLVEVEADAFLEN from the coding sequence ATGTCGGAACGCAAGCTCATTGCCGCGGGAACGCACTTCGAGAAGATATTCGGTTACTCTCGAGCGGTTCGGGTCGGCCCGATCGTGACGGTTGCCGGCTGCACGGCCTCGGCACCCGAAGGCCCGGTCGGCGGCTCCGACATCGTCGCTCAGACTGCCGAGTGCCTGCAGCGGATCAAGGGGGCGCTCGAAGAGGCCGGCGCCTCACTCCAGGACGTGGTCAGGACCCGCTTCTATGTGACGGACATCAGTGAGCTGGAAGCCATCGGACGTGTGCATCTGGAGTTCTTCGCCGGAATTCTTCCCGCCAGCACGATCGTCCAGGTTTCCGCCCTGGCGCACCCCTCGCTTCTGGTGGAAGTGGAAGCCGACGCCTTCCTCGAGAACTGA
- a CDS encoding LysR family transcriptional regulator: MDIDTRLLRYFAAVVEEGNLTRAAERLYISQPALTKQIRQLEAQLGVGLFVRSRAGMAPTEAGEALAAHAGTVLTAWECALRVTRGATTRAARTLRVGFVASAANERTQLITADFARRRPGWRVQMRQTEWTDPTAGLATGEVDVALLRLPVPAQSDFDVEVLLTEPRWIALPAGHRLAGEDRIRFQDLYDEQFVATPAESGAWRDYWLAVDEREGHPVRIGAVAHHPDEWLNAIAHGQGISLTPEATARFYQRPDVVYRPVTGVSPSRIGVAWPRTQVVDDAVDAFVLSCRAVCSDVDV; this comes from the coding sequence ATGGATATCGACACCCGTCTGCTGCGGTACTTCGCCGCGGTGGTCGAGGAAGGCAACCTCACGCGGGCCGCGGAGCGGCTCTACATCTCGCAGCCTGCGCTGACGAAGCAGATCCGGCAGCTGGAAGCCCAGCTGGGGGTGGGCCTGTTCGTCCGTTCCCGCGCCGGGATGGCCCCCACCGAGGCCGGTGAGGCTCTGGCCGCCCACGCAGGCACCGTGCTGACCGCTTGGGAGTGTGCGCTGCGTGTCACCCGGGGCGCAACGACCCGGGCCGCACGCACGCTACGGGTCGGCTTCGTGGCCAGCGCCGCCAATGAGCGCACCCAGCTGATCACCGCCGACTTCGCCCGGCGGCGGCCCGGCTGGCGGGTCCAGATGCGGCAGACCGAATGGACCGACCCCACCGCCGGGCTGGCCACCGGCGAGGTCGACGTGGCGCTGCTGCGTCTGCCGGTGCCCGCTCAGAGCGACTTCGACGTCGAGGTTCTGCTGACCGAGCCACGCTGGATTGCCCTGCCCGCGGGGCATCGCCTCGCTGGGGAGGACCGGATCCGGTTCCAGGATCTGTATGACGAACAGTTCGTGGCGACTCCCGCCGAGTCGGGGGCGTGGCGCGACTACTGGCTCGCGGTCGATGAGCGCGAGGGGCACCCAGTACGTATCGGCGCGGTCGCGCACCACCCCGATGAATGGCTCAACGCGATCGCTCACGGCCAGGGCATCAGCCTCACCCCCGAGGCAACTGCCCGCTTCTACCAGCGACCGGACGTCGTCTACCGGCCCGTTACCGGCGTCAGTCCCAGCCGGATCGGTGTCGCCTGGCCCCGCACCCAAGTGGTTGACGACGCCGTCGACGCCTTCGTCCTCAGCTGCCGTGCCGTATGCAGCGACGTCGACGTATGA
- a CDS encoding cupin domain-containing protein, whose protein sequence is MTSRTVEASAPTPLVERDLPVFQQIPGHYGQTPFFLTKEMLGGQPIEIAGGEISDKVGKPVAAPHTHEVPEIYVLMSPAPGGAVIDVIADGEHYELASPATMLIPAGTVHHFVTKKAEPGSYCLGVLLTGDTSVAVANS, encoded by the coding sequence ATGACATCCCGAACCGTCGAAGCATCCGCTCCGACCCCCCTTGTGGAGCGGGATCTGCCCGTCTTCCAGCAGATCCCGGGCCATTACGGGCAGACGCCGTTCTTCCTGACCAAGGAGATGCTCGGCGGCCAGCCCATCGAGATCGCCGGCGGTGAGATCAGCGACAAGGTCGGCAAGCCGGTGGCGGCGCCCCACACGCACGAGGTGCCCGAGATCTATGTGCTGATGTCGCCGGCGCCGGGCGGCGCGGTGATCGACGTCATCGCCGACGGGGAGCACTACGAACTCGCCTCCCCCGCGACGATGCTCATTCCGGCGGGAACGGTCCACCACTTCGTCACGAAGAAGGCGGAACCCGGCAGCTACTGCCTGGGTGTGCTGCTCACCGGTGACACGTCCGTGGCCGTGGCGAACAGCTGA